One window from the genome of Pseudobdellovibrionaceae bacterium encodes:
- a CDS encoding DUF3015 domain-containing protein: MKRLMLVLLVFGFSAKAFGYGAAGCGVGSLIFEGKNEWYEQVLAATTNATLGNQTFGITFGTLNCDANAINAKVEKANVFVAANKISVMNELAKGEGETVTVLAQMFSCQTPAVFADTIKSNYELIITDTNMSAAEIVENMDLVIKSNHACPGLG; this comes from the coding sequence ATGAAAAGATTGATGTTGGTTCTATTGGTTTTTGGTTTTTCTGCAAAAGCTTTCGGATATGGAGCTGCAGGATGTGGTGTGGGTTCTTTAATTTTTGAAGGTAAAAACGAATGGTATGAGCAAGTTCTTGCTGCAACTACTAACGCGACTTTAGGTAACCAAACTTTTGGTATTACTTTTGGTACATTAAATTGTGATGCCAATGCAATCAACGCCAAAGTAGAAAAAGCCAATGTGTTCGTGGCAGCTAATAAAATTTCTGTAATGAACGAACTGGCTAAAGGCGAAGGAGAGACAGTGACAGTATTAGCTCAAATGTTCTCTTGCCAAACACCAGCTGTATTTGCAGACACTATCAAATCAAACTATGAATTGATCATCACTGATACAAACATGTCAGCAGCAGAGATTGTTGAGAACATGGACTTGGTGATCAAATCCAATCATGCTTGTCCTGGTTTGGGTTAA
- the greB gene encoding transcription elongation factor GreB, with product MSKTKNYITRKGFEKLKEEARLLFHEERPKIVETVAWAASNGDRSENADYQYGKRRLREIDRRLEFLAKRMDIAEIVDPATITSSTIVFGATVSIEDEEGVQKTYQIVGEDEVDTVGNKISWKSPIAKALLGKTLDQEVLIKRPKGDHWVVITDIKYI from the coding sequence ATGAGCAAAACAAAGAACTACATCACCAGAAAAGGGTTTGAAAAGCTCAAAGAAGAAGCGCGCCTGCTTTTCCATGAAGAGCGACCAAAAATTGTAGAAACCGTCGCCTGGGCCGCTTCCAATGGGGACCGCAGTGAAAATGCCGATTACCAATACGGAAAACGACGACTCAGAGAGATTGATCGACGCTTAGAATTTTTAGCTAAAAGAATGGATATTGCGGAAATCGTGGACCCTGCCACAATCACATCTTCCACCATTGTTTTCGGAGCCACTGTCTCTATCGAAGATGAAGAGGGTGTGCAAAAAACCTATCAAATTGTAGGCGAAGACGAAGTGGACACCGTAGGCAATAAGATCAGCTGGAAGAGTCCCATCGCTAAAGCCTTACTTGGCAAAACTCTAGATCAAGAGGTCTTGATCAAACGCCCCAAAGGCGATCATTGGGTTGTGATCACAGATATTAAATATATTTGA
- a CDS encoding DUF4105 domain-containing protein, whose amino-acid sequence MVIRFIIIYIFLSLGCFVFAQTEIPPRAQSDAGQSRNITQVNSMNHSEQNAAAAVHKAKLQAWSASPRWRRLLYYNAKGKSEIASPDFFLSPEGSVNPYKELLATYEQMFFQDASDIDDDHAICKFPARFYVLDKELKANEFHKIKYCPKFLSFINRAAGQSISMVFSAYNLNSPSSAFGHTFLKINKQGQEGMDLLNYGINYAASTEGTNPFFYAINGLFGFFRGDFTAVPFYYKIREYNDFESRDLWEYELGLDYEDVQLLTMHFWELGRGWTWYYFLGKNCSYWALKSIGAVSPKYNFDKDLNQVLVIPVETIKSLYKYEGLVKRVKFRPSINKQLLQSLNPLVRKEKLRVKQIANDLFDEKLQDKESLKGDSVQILETAMLYYDYQYAKSYITDEDKTLEKKQPLLLARSHKQKTPALTVNIPSAPETIHPPQRVGTSYRQGENFKSLNLGYKMGFHELYDAKDGMDVPIAMNYFDLNLQVYQLKNSSNWRVSLDRLDVLRIEALSPTSTMDKKLSWRLRLGLGKNLYTYSLNEIVGVASFDTGLTFSLTQDQSILLYLMFSNALESSARFNHKIRLSSAPLLGFKVHWTSNLATLLEVRHRWYWDLGQQWQRQWQVEGTTQYYVPKFKLAAYAQGLFLHGHTEGLRLEDSHWEVGLRKFY is encoded by the coding sequence ATGGTTATACGTTTTATTATTATTTATATATTCCTGAGTCTTGGATGCTTTGTCTTCGCACAGACAGAGATCCCTCCGCGCGCGCAATCTGATGCTGGGCAAAGCAGAAATATCACACAAGTCAATTCAATGAACCATAGTGAGCAGAATGCGGCGGCAGCAGTCCATAAAGCCAAACTCCAAGCATGGAGTGCCAGCCCTAGATGGCGTAGGTTGTTGTATTATAATGCTAAAGGGAAAAGTGAAATTGCTAGCCCAGATTTTTTTCTCAGTCCTGAAGGGAGTGTAAACCCTTACAAAGAGTTATTGGCCACGTATGAACAGATGTTCTTTCAAGACGCAAGTGACATTGATGATGACCATGCCATTTGTAAATTTCCTGCTAGGTTTTATGTTTTAGATAAAGAACTTAAGGCTAACGAATTTCATAAGATCAAGTATTGTCCTAAGTTTCTATCTTTTATAAATAGAGCTGCGGGGCAATCTATCTCTATGGTGTTTTCGGCCTATAATCTTAACTCACCATCTTCGGCATTTGGACACACATTTCTAAAAATCAACAAACAAGGCCAAGAAGGAATGGATTTGCTCAATTATGGCATTAACTATGCGGCCAGCACCGAAGGTACAAATCCATTTTTTTATGCCATCAATGGTCTGTTTGGTTTTTTTAGAGGGGATTTCACGGCGGTCCCTTTTTATTACAAGATTCGCGAGTACAATGATTTTGAATCCAGAGACCTTTGGGAATACGAATTAGGTTTGGATTATGAGGACGTCCAACTGCTGACCATGCACTTTTGGGAATTAGGCAGGGGTTGGACGTGGTACTACTTCTTAGGCAAAAACTGTTCCTATTGGGCACTCAAAAGCATAGGCGCTGTGTCGCCCAAGTACAATTTTGATAAAGATTTAAATCAAGTGCTTGTTATTCCTGTAGAGACTATCAAAAGTTTATATAAGTATGAAGGATTGGTTAAAAGAGTAAAATTTAGACCCTCCATTAACAAACAGCTTTTGCAAAGCTTAAACCCCTTAGTTCGCAAAGAGAAACTCAGGGTAAAACAAATTGCCAATGATCTTTTTGATGAAAAATTGCAAGACAAAGAGTCGCTCAAAGGGGATAGCGTACAGATTTTAGAAACAGCGATGTTATATTATGACTACCAGTATGCTAAGTCCTATATTACAGATGAAGATAAAACTTTAGAAAAAAAACAACCGCTTCTGCTTGCAAGAAGCCATAAACAAAAAACACCTGCATTGACGGTCAATATACCTTCAGCACCAGAAACCATCCACCCTCCACAAAGAGTTGGAACATCCTATAGACAGGGTGAAAACTTTAAATCTTTGAATCTGGGTTATAAGATGGGCTTTCATGAGTTGTATGATGCAAAAGATGGGATGGATGTTCCCATTGCAATGAACTATTTTGATCTTAATCTACAAGTGTATCAGCTTAAAAATTCCTCTAACTGGCGGGTGAGTTTAGATAGATTAGATGTTTTAAGGATAGAGGCTTTGTCCCCCACAAGCACAATGGATAAAAAGCTCAGCTGGAGATTAAGATTAGGCTTGGGTAAGAATCTCTATACCTATTCATTAAATGAGATCGTGGGTGTGGCGTCATTTGATACGGGTCTTACTTTTTCGCTTACTCAAGATCAAAGCATTTTATTGTATTTGATGTTTTCCAATGCTCTAGAAAGCAGTGCGAGGTTTAATCACAAGATTCGTTTAAGTTCAGCTCCTCTTTTGGGTTTTAAAGTGCACTGGACTTCTAATCTGGCCACACTTTTAGAAGTCCGACATCGTTGGTATTGGGACTTAGGTCAGCAGTGGCAAAGACAGTGGCAAGTTGAGGGAACGACTCAATACTATGTGCCAAAATTTAAGCTCGCTGCGTACGCACAAGGACTGTTTTTGCATGGTCATACAGAGGGTCTAAGACTTGAAGACTCTCATTGGGAAGTAGGTTTGCGTAAATTTTATTAG
- a CDS encoding prolyl oligopeptidase family serine peptidase yields MKRGLILICIQLSFISAYAKSNDHFQWLEEISTDQSMGWVTQNNKVTTNKFTQTKEFQKTYNDILTMLESEDKLLYPQIIGDHVYNFWRDKKHVKGVWRRQPIQSFEKGKRKWEIVIDFDALAKAENKNWVFKGETCLKPQERYCLISLSDGGKDAVELREFDLATKSFVAGGFVIPEAKTRVEWRDKDALYIATDLGPNTHTQSGYPRILKILKRGETLQQAKTLLETQPQNMLITAYRLQHKNDIRDIAIEALNFYDSNYYLVENLENKIKTQKIQFPKSIRVYGYYEGYFLTYLLKDSKLKQKQFVQGTVVAVKVLPNGQLEDVQEIFAPEMFGQSYSKKSFGRMLVAKDKIIFLYTDDLDEKLSEVELVKKEQKSTFKITDINLQGFSSAVSLRLIDARKDTDKFYFTAENMNLPTGLYVYDFGVHKKSQVQASKRFYKDKNIKIEKRFATSKDGTKVPYFLVYDGKLKLNSQNKVLISGYGGFNIPRKLTYSPILGKHWLNKNNVYVLANIRGGGEYGPGWHQAAILQNKQKSYEDFTAVTEDVVHQKISSPSKIAIMGGSNGGLLVGAVSMQRPDLYGAVVSLVPLLDMSRYHKLLAGASWMSEYGNPDKAQDWQFIKKYSPYHNVSKDTKYPHFLFYTSTKDDRVHPAHARKMVAKMKELDIADVYLYENTEGGHGGSSDLKEAAHQWALIFAFLQEGLN; encoded by the coding sequence GTGAAACGTGGCCTGATCTTAATTTGTATTCAACTGTCATTTATTTCTGCTTATGCCAAATCCAATGATCACTTTCAATGGCTTGAGGAGATCAGCACAGACCAATCTATGGGATGGGTGACTCAAAACAACAAAGTCACTACAAATAAATTCACTCAGACCAAAGAGTTTCAAAAGACATATAATGATATTCTTACGATGTTGGAGTCAGAAGACAAACTTCTTTACCCACAAATTATAGGGGATCATGTCTATAACTTCTGGCGTGATAAAAAACATGTCAAAGGAGTGTGGCGTCGCCAACCTATTCAGAGCTTTGAAAAAGGAAAACGCAAATGGGAGATCGTCATTGATTTTGATGCTCTTGCAAAAGCAGAAAATAAAAACTGGGTGTTTAAGGGAGAGACCTGCTTAAAACCTCAAGAGAGATACTGCCTCATTTCATTATCAGATGGTGGGAAGGATGCGGTTGAGCTTCGTGAATTTGACTTGGCTACAAAATCTTTTGTAGCAGGGGGTTTTGTGATTCCCGAAGCCAAAACTAGAGTAGAGTGGAGGGACAAAGACGCACTTTATATTGCAACAGACTTGGGTCCTAATACTCACACTCAATCAGGATACCCACGAATTCTTAAAATTCTTAAGCGTGGAGAAACTTTACAGCAGGCAAAGACTCTGCTTGAAACTCAGCCTCAAAACATGTTGATCACAGCCTATAGACTTCAACACAAGAATGACATTCGTGATATTGCCATAGAGGCTTTAAATTTTTATGACTCTAACTACTATCTTGTTGAGAATCTAGAAAATAAAATTAAGACCCAAAAGATTCAATTTCCAAAATCTATCAGAGTGTATGGATATTATGAAGGGTACTTCCTTACTTATCTTTTAAAAGACAGTAAATTAAAGCAGAAACAGTTTGTACAAGGTACAGTTGTAGCAGTAAAGGTTTTACCCAATGGCCAATTGGAGGATGTACAAGAGATATTCGCGCCAGAGATGTTTGGTCAGAGTTACTCTAAAAAATCTTTTGGCAGAATGTTGGTGGCCAAAGATAAGATTATTTTTCTATATACGGATGATTTAGATGAAAAGTTATCCGAAGTAGAACTTGTTAAAAAAGAACAGAAGTCGACTTTTAAGATTACAGATATAAATCTGCAAGGGTTTTCAAGTGCAGTCTCCTTGAGACTTATAGATGCGAGAAAAGACACGGATAAATTTTACTTTACTGCCGAGAATATGAATCTCCCCACTGGGTTATATGTGTATGATTTTGGTGTGCATAAAAAATCTCAAGTTCAAGCCTCTAAACGTTTTTATAAAGATAAAAACATTAAAATTGAAAAGAGATTTGCAACCAGTAAAGATGGAACGAAGGTTCCCTATTTTCTGGTGTATGATGGGAAATTAAAACTCAATTCGCAAAATAAAGTGCTTATATCTGGGTATGGAGGTTTTAATATTCCTCGTAAACTGACCTATTCACCTATTTTGGGAAAACATTGGCTGAATAAAAACAATGTTTACGTATTAGCAAACATCAGAGGTGGCGGCGAGTATGGTCCTGGGTGGCATCAGGCCGCTATTTTACAAAATAAACAAAAGTCCTATGAAGACTTCACGGCGGTCACCGAAGATGTTGTTCATCAAAAAATAAGCTCTCCATCTAAAATCGCAATTATGGGCGGAAGCAATGGCGGGCTTCTTGTGGGAGCGGTATCTATGCAAAGACCTGATCTATATGGTGCAGTAGTGAGTCTGGTTCCCCTGTTAGATATGAGCCGTTACCACAAGCTTTTAGCGGGTGCGAGTTGGATGTCTGAGTATGGCAATCCTGATAAGGCCCAAGACTGGCAATTTATTAAAAAATACTCGCCTTACCATAATGTTTCAAAAGACACGAAGTATCCGCATTTTTTATTTTATACCTCAACTAAAGATGACCGTGTCCACCCTGCTCATGCTCGTAAAATGGTGGCAAAAATGAAAGAGCTTGATATTGCGGATGTCTACCTTTATGAAAATACAGAAGGTGGTCATGGGGGTAGCTCGGATTTAAAAGAGGCCGCTCACCAATGGGCGTTGATCTTTGCATTTCTTCAAGAGGGTTTAAACTAG
- a CDS encoding ABC-F family ATP-binding cassette domain-containing protein: MSLLLSINKIQKTLGSKLLFENLSLGIFAHEKIGLIGPNGSGKSTLLKIMAGYDTPDMGEVSPRKSLEIALVAQDTHFQEDISAKDFIIKTLMQKQQDSLYAEVQATTFLSMTGFSDPNVSVSSLSGGWKKRLAIARALAHEPELLILDEPTNHMDWDGLLWLESWLKSYKGSFILVSHDREFLNQVTNRTIEINPLYANGYLSYNCSYSKFLEEKDKYIQAQMTLQESLSNKARREVEWLRAGVKARTTKSQSRIQEAHQLLEQLETVKDRNRSTQAKTRLEIDATERKTKKLIELKSVSVGYDVHLPLVQNINLILGPKQCLGLLGDNGSGKTTLLKAIAQDQHILAGNLFRAEDIRIVYFDQKREKLPQDINLMQFLGDGSDYVIFKGQSVHVAAYASRFLFTSEKMQLKISQLSGGEQARLLIAQLLLSPADVLILDEPTNDLDIETIEVLEDTLSQFEGLVLLVSHDRAFMSKLCQKFLGLRGAGEWATYASIDQWLKNKKPQQISYKEKQQLQNTEVKVKMSYKEKQQLQTIEQDIALAEEELLKATTQLEDPQVFQDKDRLFEATALVTEKQNKVDELYELWQVLEEKARLLKL; encoded by the coding sequence GTGTCATTATTGTTATCTATCAACAAAATTCAAAAGACTCTGGGTTCAAAGCTTTTATTTGAAAATTTGAGCCTAGGGATTTTTGCTCACGAAAAGATCGGTCTTATTGGGCCTAATGGATCGGGCAAGAGTACGCTATTAAAAATCATGGCAGGTTACGACACACCAGATATGGGTGAGGTCAGTCCAAGAAAAAGTTTAGAAATTGCTCTGGTCGCACAGGACACACATTTTCAAGAAGACATTTCTGCCAAAGATTTCATCATTAAAACTTTGATGCAAAAACAACAAGATTCTTTGTATGCAGAAGTGCAAGCCACCACCTTCTTAAGTATGACTGGTTTTTCAGACCCCAATGTGAGTGTTTCATCACTTTCTGGTGGATGGAAAAAACGCTTAGCTATTGCCAGAGCTTTAGCTCATGAGCCTGAGCTTCTTATCTTGGATGAACCCACGAACCACATGGATTGGGATGGGTTGCTGTGGTTAGAGTCGTGGTTAAAGTCTTATAAGGGCAGTTTTATTTTAGTCAGCCATGATAGAGAGTTTTTAAATCAAGTCACTAATCGAACCATTGAAATCAACCCACTTTATGCCAATGGCTATTTGTCTTATAATTGCAGTTACAGTAAGTTTTTAGAAGAGAAAGACAAGTACATTCAAGCCCAGATGACTTTACAAGAGTCGCTGTCAAACAAAGCGCGCCGAGAAGTGGAATGGCTGCGCGCAGGAGTAAAGGCCAGAACTACAAAAAGCCAAAGTCGTATCCAAGAGGCTCATCAACTCTTAGAGCAACTTGAAACAGTCAAGGATCGCAACAGATCTACACAAGCAAAGACCCGCTTAGAGATTGATGCTACAGAAAGAAAGACTAAAAAATTGATAGAATTAAAATCAGTGAGTGTGGGTTATGATGTGCATTTGCCTCTTGTACAAAACATCAATTTGATATTAGGACCTAAACAGTGTTTAGGGCTATTGGGTGACAACGGAAGCGGTAAGACCACACTGCTTAAGGCCATCGCTCAAGATCAGCATATTTTAGCAGGAAATCTATTTAGGGCTGAAGATATTCGAATTGTGTACTTTGATCAGAAAAGAGAAAAGCTTCCTCAAGACATCAACTTGATGCAGTTTCTCGGAGATGGATCAGACTATGTGATCTTTAAGGGACAATCCGTGCATGTCGCTGCCTACGCCAGTCGATTTTTATTCACTTCCGAAAAGATGCAACTTAAGATTTCCCAACTATCAGGTGGAGAGCAGGCTAGGCTTTTAATTGCTCAGCTCTTATTAAGCCCTGCGGATGTTCTTATTTTAGATGAACCGACAAATGATTTAGATATTGAAACCATAGAAGTTTTAGAAGATACCTTATCCCAATTTGAAGGGCTAGTTTTGCTTGTGTCCCATGACAGGGCGTTTATGTCTAAGCTCTGTCAGAAGTTTTTAGGTTTAAGAGGAGCGGGTGAGTGGGCCACGTATGCGTCTATAGATCAATGGCTTAAAAATAAAAAGCCTCAGCAAATATCCTACAAGGAAAAACAACAACTTCAAAATACGGAAGTGAAAGTCAAAATGTCCTATAAAGAAAAGCAGCAGCTTCAAACTATAGAACAGGATATTGCACTTGCTGAGGAAGAGTTATTAAAAGCCACAACCCAGTTAGAAGACCCGCAAGTCTTCCAAGACAAAGACCGCCTTTTTGAGGCCACAGCACTAGTTACTGAAAAGCAAAATAAAGTGGATGAGCTTTACGAACTTTGGCAAGTTCTTGAGGAAAAGGCCAGGTTATTAAAGCTTTGA
- a CDS encoding efflux RND transporter permease subunit: MINSFVTRPATTVMFVLFFALLGFVAMFNINVERQPRIDFPLVSISVVYPGADPEEIEGQVLKEIEDVVATISEIKKMESRALDSMGYIIVEFNLGVDVNDKSAEIKEKIDGILINLPTNIEKPVVAKVDPFATPVVWLSLSSDNHSMVELYEFADKKLSDQFTKITGVGEVNIFGGQERQVRVELSPDLMRKKYISVDGVIGQLRARNLDVPAGDIKKPDNTIAVRFEGKFNSIESIANLRLTSPDGNQFTLKEVANVYDGAADPEYAAAFNGQDTVVLGIVKISDGNDVKVSEGVKQTLKKIDHLLEDGMNLKVVNDTSTFIVDETNRTIEGIIIGILLTVLVLLFFTGDWRITLISAIVIPSSIISSLFLVEASGFSINFMTLLAFATALGTLVANAIVVIESIDALLKKGVPVVEAAITGTKAVTIPVLAACGTNIVVFAPLSFMDGIVGQFMVQFGMTVIYATIFSLMASFTLTPMLCAVMLKPTKANQKENFLVRTSNSFTNFIKYEYKVIFDLMFKAPILSGILAIGLFIFGVSVAPYVGGEFIPTSDEDKVQVMFKYPLGTRVDKTMDAVKAAESKLRELPGIKSSLIVAGNNGQENANIILLLEPSAQRKHSDVKLIEMMTPLLADVPDAEIEIVRGDGSGGDGTGDISINVSGVDYDKTVELSNQMLKIMMDSGYFRSLTSSHRTPKTQISFTPDAQKIERFGLNNARLGEVIRSSIYGDDSNIYREKGEQYKIFIESAKPYKDSLTSLNDLFIVSNFGLTPLTELGAVEVKPSTPTIFRRDRSRVIQLNAYISKSNASDIMADLTAKFNALNIDDGYSYAFVGSAEYQAESGRELGKAFLLAVIFTYMVMAAIMNSFAHPFTISTSIVTSFAGVFLFLFFMSSTMNIASMLGMVMLVGLAVNNAILMLEEVELIKVRKPDQHLRDTIWEGIDNRFRAILMSSLTIVFGALPQLWSIDLAKVSMGAVIVGGILASILFTFILTPQAYYIIEKSVSFVKRKLRPAEI; encoded by the coding sequence ATGATCAATAGTTTTGTAACACGACCCGCAACTACCGTAATGTTTGTCCTCTTTTTTGCGCTGCTTGGCTTTGTGGCCATGTTTAATATTAACGTTGAAAGGCAGCCGAGAATTGATTTTCCTTTAGTCAGTATCAGCGTGGTTTACCCAGGCGCTGACCCCGAAGAAATTGAAGGGCAAGTTCTAAAAGAAATCGAAGACGTCGTCGCAACCATTTCTGAAATTAAAAAAATGGAAAGTCGTGCTTTAGACAGCATGGGATACATCATTGTTGAGTTTAATCTTGGTGTAGACGTTAATGACAAATCTGCTGAAATTAAAGAAAAGATTGATGGAATTCTTATCAATCTTCCTACTAATATAGAAAAACCCGTTGTAGCAAAAGTCGACCCCTTTGCTACACCTGTTGTTTGGCTATCTTTATCTAGCGACAATCACAGCATGGTTGAGCTTTATGAATTTGCCGACAAAAAACTCTCTGACCAATTTACAAAAATTACAGGTGTAGGAGAGGTAAATATTTTTGGCGGACAAGAAAGACAGGTAAGAGTTGAACTGTCACCTGATTTAATGAGAAAAAAATATATCTCTGTTGACGGTGTTATTGGTCAGCTGCGTGCACGGAATTTAGATGTCCCAGCTGGAGACATTAAGAAACCAGACAACACTATCGCAGTTAGATTTGAAGGGAAATTTAATAGTATCGAGAGTATCGCCAATCTAAGGCTTACCAGCCCTGATGGAAACCAATTTACTTTAAAAGAAGTCGCCAACGTCTACGATGGAGCTGCCGACCCAGAATATGCTGCTGCTTTTAATGGGCAAGATACTGTTGTACTCGGTATTGTTAAAATTTCAGACGGTAATGATGTTAAAGTAAGTGAGGGCGTAAAACAAACTCTTAAAAAGATTGATCATCTTCTTGAAGATGGGATGAATCTTAAGGTGGTTAACGATACCTCTACATTTATTGTTGATGAAACCAATCGAACTATAGAAGGAATCATCATTGGTATCTTGCTGACCGTTCTAGTTCTTTTATTCTTTACTGGTGACTGGCGCATTACGCTGATCTCAGCCATTGTCATTCCAAGTTCTATTATTTCGTCCTTATTTTTAGTTGAAGCCAGTGGCTTTTCGATTAACTTTATGACTCTACTAGCTTTTGCAACGGCACTCGGAACCTTGGTGGCCAACGCGATTGTGGTAATTGAAAGTATTGATGCCCTACTTAAAAAAGGCGTCCCTGTCGTTGAAGCCGCAATCACTGGAACGAAGGCTGTGACCATACCCGTATTGGCAGCTTGTGGAACCAACATTGTGGTGTTTGCACCCCTATCTTTTATGGATGGTATCGTGGGGCAGTTTATGGTGCAGTTTGGGATGACTGTAATTTATGCCACAATCTTCTCTCTTATGGCTTCCTTTACTTTAACTCCCATGCTTTGTGCAGTGATGCTAAAACCCACTAAAGCAAATCAAAAAGAAAACTTTTTAGTCAGAACTTCTAACTCATTTACTAATTTTATAAAGTATGAGTACAAGGTAATTTTTGACCTTATGTTCAAAGCTCCTATTTTATCAGGCATTCTTGCCATAGGCCTGTTTATTTTTGGTGTCTCGGTTGCCCCTTACGTTGGTGGAGAATTTATTCCCACATCTGACGAAGATAAAGTTCAAGTGATGTTTAAATACCCTCTAGGAACACGTGTGGATAAAACTATGGATGCGGTAAAAGCTGCCGAGTCCAAACTTCGCGAGCTTCCTGGAATCAAATCTTCACTGATTGTGGCAGGGAATAACGGGCAAGAAAACGCCAATATTATTCTTCTTCTTGAACCTTCTGCTCAACGTAAGCACAGTGACGTTAAACTAATTGAAATGATGACACCTTTATTAGCCGACGTTCCAGACGCTGAGATTGAAATTGTCCGAGGTGATGGAAGTGGAGGCGACGGAACGGGTGATATCTCAATTAACGTGTCAGGCGTAGATTATGACAAGACCGTTGAGCTCTCCAATCAAATGTTAAAAATCATGATGGACTCAGGTTACTTTCGATCTTTAACCTCAAGCCATAGAACGCCTAAAACTCAGATTTCATTTACTCCCGACGCTCAAAAGATCGAACGTTTCGGTTTAAATAATGCCAGACTCGGTGAGGTTATTAGATCTTCCATTTACGGTGATGATTCTAATATTTATCGTGAGAAAGGCGAGCAATATAAAATTTTTATTGAGTCTGCTAAACCTTATAAAGATTCGCTAACTTCGTTAAATGATCTGTTTATTGTATCTAACTTCGGTCTCACGCCATTAACTGAGTTAGGAGCAGTGGAAGTCAAACCTTCAACGCCTACAATTTTTAGAAGAGACCGCTCAAGAGTGATTCAACTTAACGCCTATATTTCCAAATCAAATGCCTCGGATATTATGGCCGACCTCACTGCAAAATTTAATGCCCTTAATATTGATGATGGTTACAGTTACGCCTTTGTGGGATCTGCAGAGTACCAAGCCGAATCTGGACGTGAATTAGGTAAGGCCTTCTTACTGGCTGTCATCTTCACTTACATGGTGATGGCTGCAATCATGAACTCTTTTGCCCACCCATTTACGATCTCTACATCTATTGTTACCAGTTTTGCAGGGGTATTTTTATTCTTGTTCTTTATGAGCTCAACAATGAATATCGCCTCTATGTTAGGCATGGTGATGCTAGTAGGACTTGCTGTGAACAACGCCATCTTGATGCTGGAAGAAGTGGAGTTGATCAAGGTGCGAAAACCTGATCAACATTTGCGAGACACCATCTGGGAAGGTATTGACAACAGGTTTCGCGCAATTTTGATGAGTTCATTGACCATTGTATTTGGTGCTTTACCTCAGCTTTGGTCTATTGACTTGGCTAAAGTATCCATGGGTGCAGTGATCGTGGGAGGTATTTTGGCCTCTATCCTGTTCACCTTCATTTTAACGCCACAAGCGTACTATATTATTGAAAAATCAGTTTCTTTTGTGAAACGCAAATTGCGTCCTGCTGAAATATAG